A genome region from Heteronotia binoei isolate CCM8104 ecotype False Entrance Well chromosome 19, APGP_CSIRO_Hbin_v1, whole genome shotgun sequence includes the following:
- the POLR2M gene encoding protein GRINL1A, giving the protein MAEPEPLRGKSLPELREILRRQERLLSDRKFISRLPDKGKKISASVEKLKVAITEKEEERRRTELLSTARLTFQKRQEELDSSQCRIAASEDSSAREDSPQTPASHVNEELGSAVQKQPKIWATKAKEPAQQVCGDADTHQGKGSVSKALAPSGKSSDSLVEALEKISLRKREDQNASRKQPDAECRENPSQGLPQQTPKMPHCIAVLERRARSPVRKRNAFRPNRILAEVSGSSCSSSEAPSPGGGHSPISAEERLRREKQHLDDITAARLPILHHAPAQLLPLEESIALQVQQKAAYEEMQARFAAQKLAQKLSIKMVAYEPEGEAGVSYREAKDEDGYSSAED; this is encoded by the exons ATGGCCGAGCCGGAGCCGCTGCGAGGCAAGAGCCTGCCGGAGCTGCGCGAGATCCTGAGGCGGCAGGAGAGGCTGCTGAGCGACCG CAAATTTATATCGAGGCTTCCGGATAAAGGTAAAAAGATCTCTGCTTCGGTAGAGAAACTGAAGGTGGCAATaacagaaaaggaggaggaaagaaggagaaCAGAGCTTCTGTCCACAGCTAGACTCACGTTCCAGAAAAGACAAGAGGAGCTGGACTCCAGCCAGTGCAGAATTGCTGCCAGCGAGGACAGCTCAGCCCGCGAAGATTCACCTCAGACTCCTGCCTCTCATGTGAACGAGGAGCTTGGGTCAGCTGTGCAAAAGCAGCCAAAGATTTGGGCCACAAAGGCAAAGGAACCAGCACAGCAGGTCTGTGGGGACGCCGATACTCATCAAGGGAAGGGGAGTGTCTCCAAGGCATTGGCCCCCTCGGGCAAAAGCAGCGACTCTCTGGTGGAAGCCTTGGAGAAGATTTCCCTCAGGAAGAGGGAGGACCAAAATGCCTCCAGGAAACAGCCAGACGCTGAATGCAGAGAGAACCCTTCTCAGGGTCTTCCCCAACAGACTCCCAAAATGCCACACTGCATTGCAGTGCTGGAAAGGAGAGCGAGGAGCCCTGTGAGGAAAAGGAATGCCTTCAGGCCCAACAG AATCCTAGCTGAGGTGAGTGGTTCATCCTGCAGCTCCTCTGAAGCCCCTTCCCCCGGAGGTGGCCATTCGCCCATTTCTGCCGAAGAAAGACTCCGGAGGGAGAAGCAGCACCTGGATGACATCACAGCCGCCCGGCTGCCCATCCTGCACCACGCCCCTGCGCAGCTCCTCCCCCTCGAGGAATCGATAGCCCTTCAGGTCCAGCAGAAAGCAGCTTACGAG GAAATGCAAGCCAGATTTGCTGCCCAGAAGCTGGCCCAGAAGCTTAGCATTAAAATGGTCGCCTACGAGCCAGAGGGGGAAGCAGGCGTCAGTTACCGAGAGGCAAAGGATGAGGATGGCTACAGCTCGGCTGAAGACTGA